From Tindallia magadiensis, a single genomic window includes:
- a CDS encoding HD-GYP domain-containing protein — translation MLGNILKTTHQTYDVQIDHILKHIQQTLDLTDECFEAYGKVFPKLKFNKELYYSYQGKDFEGIDSEYKEKNWLKVNKGEYFTEHKLYQYSQEYYWEISIYTEYHHQKTLIGELYLKVPSSEKVLQKIQGLLDNQLLEQSITMTIQYIYNRMMLGNSFLYNIEIYIDLLSIRDPYMPYHAQNVSDFSLMLYDSLNLEKTLVDRLNLYIASLFHDIGKLVVPEKILKKSSKLTKDEYTKIKSHPALGYEIVKHQVIGLKLLQDAPLYIRHHSEWYDGSGYPEGLKKADIPLFSRIIMVADAVDAMLSEKEYRESFRIEEVISELRKYRGKQFDPMLADKAIELLKNKNQFLDITKRMDSAFFGDVSLSVINKDATGIETFQGHLFYGRRVSSLRLNKRDKEKEELKHAKKGILSFFVQKTFVQYEVSIKKIDEDSIALETFVWKPTDKYFSIMWEEVGFMKGPKEKKIPIHIIRVGGNSLTFEVMFDSSAEGNKAKELKLNEFVEIHFSLKIEELKEVFAVDCLVVDIHEFSERRLYSVEYQDIISKDQDRLFKLMFKKQMNQRNINRSVK, via the coding sequence GAAGCACATTCAACAGACTTTAGATCTTACGGACGAATGTTTTGAAGCCTATGGAAAGGTTTTTCCGAAGCTTAAGTTTAACAAGGAACTATACTACTCGTATCAAGGTAAAGATTTTGAAGGAATCGATTCGGAATATAAAGAAAAAAACTGGCTTAAAGTGAATAAAGGAGAATATTTCACAGAACATAAACTGTACCAATATTCACAGGAATATTATTGGGAAATAAGTATCTATACAGAGTATCATCATCAAAAAACTTTAATAGGAGAACTTTACCTAAAAGTGCCTTCCTCAGAAAAAGTTCTTCAAAAGATCCAAGGTCTTTTAGATAATCAGCTTCTAGAACAGTCGATCACCATGACCATTCAGTATATCTATAATCGGATGATGCTGGGAAATTCTTTTTTATACAATATCGAAATTTATATAGATTTACTCTCTATTCGTGATCCTTACATGCCCTACCATGCCCAAAATGTTTCGGATTTTTCATTAATGTTATACGATTCTCTTAACTTGGAAAAAACATTAGTAGATCGATTGAATCTATACATTGCATCTTTATTTCACGATATTGGAAAATTAGTAGTGCCGGAAAAAATATTAAAAAAATCCAGTAAATTGACTAAGGATGAATATACTAAAATCAAATCTCATCCAGCCTTAGGCTATGAAATTGTTAAACATCAGGTAATTGGGCTGAAACTATTACAAGATGCACCTCTTTATATCCGGCATCATTCGGAATGGTATGATGGAAGTGGATATCCGGAAGGATTAAAAAAAGCTGATATTCCCTTGTTCAGTCGTATTATTATGGTAGCAGATGCGGTGGACGCCATGTTGTCGGAAAAGGAATATAGAGAATCTTTTAGGATTGAAGAAGTGATCAGCGAACTAAGAAAATACCGTGGAAAACAATTTGATCCAATGCTAGCCGATAAGGCCATTGAACTGTTAAAAAATAAAAACCAGTTCCTTGATATCACCAAAAGAATGGACAGTGCCTTTTTTGGAGATGTGTCCTTAAGTGTGATCAATAAAGATGCTACTGGGATCGAAACTTTTCAAGGACATTTGTTTTATGGAAGAAGAGTGTCATCCTTAAGGCTCAATAAGCGGGATAAAGAGAAAGAGGAGCTTAAGCATGCTAAGAAAGGCATTCTAAGTTTTTTTGTTCAGAAAACCTTTGTTCAATATGAAGTGAGTATTAAGAAAATAGATGAAGATAGCATTGCTTTAGAGACTTTTGTATGGAAACCAACAGATAAATATTTTTCCATTATGTGGGAAGAAGTTGGGTTTATGAAAGGACCTAAAGAGAAGAAAATACCTATCCATATCATAAGAGTTGGGGGGAATTCCTTAACCTTCGAAGTGATGTTTGATAGCAGTGCTGAAGGAAATAAAGCAAAAGAGCTTAAGCTTAATGAATTTGTTGAAATTCATTTTAGTTTGAAAATTGAAGAGCTTAAAGAAGTTTTTGCTGTTGACTGTCTCGTAGTCGATATCCATGAGTTTTCGGAGCGAAGATTATATAGTGTGGAATATCAGGATATTATTTCAAAGGATCAAGATCGTCTTTTCAAGCTGATGTTCAAAAAACAAATGAATCAAAGAAACATCAATCGATCTGTAAAATAG